The Shewanella mangrovisoli genome has a window encoding:
- a CDS encoding efflux RND transporter permease subunit, with protein sequence MNIAEYSIRHKVISWMFVLLLLVGGGVSFTGLGQLEFPEFTIKEALVITAYPGASPEQVEEEVTLPLEDALQQLDAVKHVTSINSAGLSQIQIEIKETYDKTSLPQVWDEVRRKVNDTAGQLPPGTSTPKVYDDFGDVYGILFNLSGPDYSNRELSNYADYLRRELVLVPGVKKVSVAGSVTEQVVIEISQQKLSALGLDQSYIYGLINNQNVVSNAGSLVVGDNRIRIHPTGEFSSVQDLARLIVSPPGSTELIYLGDIAHIEKDYDETPDVLYHNRGEAALSLGISFSSGVNVVEVGKSVSERLAELESQRPIGMNLDTVYNQSLAVDDTVNGFLINLLESIAIVIAVLLLFMGLRSGLLMGLILLLTILGTFIVMKVLGIELQLISLGALIIALGMLVDNAIVVTEGILIGLRRGKTRLEAAKQIVTQTQWPLLGATVIAIIAFAPIGLSQNAAGEFCRSLFQVLMISLFISWITAITLTPFFCHLLFKDAPADDEEQDPYKGWFFSLYRASLTFALRFRIASILLVGAMLVTAVIGFGHIKNVFFPASNTPIFFVDIWMPEGTDIKGTERFTADIEQLLLKQAEEQHSGLKHLTTVIGQGAQRFVLPYQPEKGYPAFAQLIIEMEDLASLKVYMSELERQLNQRFPQAQYRFKNMENGPSPAAKIEARFYGDDPEVLRALGAQAEAIFHAEPSMDGVRHDWRNQVPLIRPQLQNAQARETGISKQDLDNALLINFSGKQIGLYRETSHLLPIVARAPAEERLQADSLWKLQIWSSEHSTFVPATQVVSQFETQWENPLVKRRDRMRMLAVLADPKLGSDETADSVLRKVKDKVEAISLPAGYHLEWGGEYETAGEAQTAVFSSIPLGYLAMFLITVFLFNSVRQPLVIWFTVPLALIGVSAGLLIFDAPFSFMALLGLLSLSGMVIKNGIVLVDQINLELDEGKPAYIALVDSSVSRVRPVMMAAITTMLGMIPLIPDAFFGSMAITIIFGLGFASLLTLIVLPVMYSLAFNIKPNAVASEQH encoded by the coding sequence ATGAACATTGCTGAGTATTCCATCCGCCACAAAGTGATTAGCTGGATGTTTGTGCTACTGCTGCTCGTGGGCGGGGGTGTGAGTTTTACTGGTCTTGGGCAATTAGAATTTCCCGAATTTACCATTAAAGAAGCCCTAGTGATCACCGCCTATCCTGGGGCCTCACCCGAGCAAGTGGAAGAAGAAGTCACCCTTCCCCTCGAAGATGCATTGCAGCAACTCGATGCGGTTAAGCACGTGACCTCAATCAACAGTGCGGGCTTGTCGCAGATCCAAATTGAGATTAAAGAAACCTACGATAAAACCAGCCTGCCACAGGTGTGGGATGAGGTGCGTCGTAAGGTGAACGACACCGCAGGACAACTGCCTCCCGGCACTAGCACGCCCAAGGTCTATGACGACTTTGGCGACGTGTACGGCATTTTATTTAATCTCTCAGGGCCTGACTATAGCAACCGCGAATTAAGCAACTATGCCGATTATTTGCGCCGCGAACTGGTACTGGTGCCAGGGGTCAAAAAAGTCTCTGTCGCGGGCAGCGTAACCGAACAGGTAGTGATTGAAATATCACAACAAAAACTCTCTGCATTAGGGTTAGATCAAAGCTATATCTACGGCCTGATTAACAATCAGAACGTGGTTTCTAATGCGGGCAGTTTAGTGGTTGGCGATAATCGGATCCGCATTCATCCCACGGGCGAATTTAGCAGTGTGCAGGATCTTGCGCGTCTGATCGTCAGCCCGCCCGGCAGCACCGAGCTTATCTATCTTGGCGACATTGCCCATATAGAAAAAGATTACGATGAAACCCCAGATGTGCTCTATCACAACCGTGGCGAAGCCGCCCTCTCCCTAGGGATTTCGTTTTCGAGTGGCGTCAACGTAGTCGAAGTGGGTAAAAGCGTTAGCGAGCGCCTTGCCGAGTTGGAGTCACAACGCCCAATTGGGATGAACTTAGATACGGTCTATAACCAAAGTCTGGCGGTGGATGACACTGTAAATGGCTTTTTGATCAACCTATTAGAATCAATCGCCATCGTTATTGCCGTACTGCTGCTGTTTATGGGCCTGCGCTCAGGCTTACTGATGGGGTTAATTCTGCTGCTGACGATTCTCGGCACTTTTATCGTGATGAAAGTACTGGGCATTGAGCTGCAACTGATCTCCCTCGGCGCCCTGATTATTGCACTTGGTATGTTAGTCGATAACGCCATTGTGGTGACGGAAGGTATTTTGATTGGCCTGCGCCGGGGTAAGACTCGCCTCGAAGCCGCTAAACAAATTGTGACGCAAACCCAGTGGCCGCTGCTTGGCGCCACAGTGATCGCGATTATCGCCTTCGCGCCGATTGGTTTATCGCAAAATGCCGCGGGGGAGTTTTGTCGCTCGCTGTTCCAAGTGTTGATGATCTCTTTATTTATCAGTTGGATTACCGCGATAACCCTGACACCTTTTTTCTGCCATTTACTGTTTAAAGACGCCCCAGCAGACGATGAAGAGCAGGATCCTTACAAGGGCTGGTTCTTTAGCTTATACCGCGCGAGTTTAACCTTTGCCCTACGTTTTAGGATCGCCAGCATTCTCCTGGTCGGCGCTATGCTCGTTACTGCGGTAATTGGCTTTGGCCATATCAAAAATGTGTTCTTCCCAGCGTCAAACACACCCATCTTCTTTGTCGATATTTGGATGCCTGAAGGCACGGATATCAAAGGTACAGAACGCTTTACCGCGGATATTGAGCAGCTGCTACTCAAGCAAGCGGAGGAGCAACACAGCGGCCTCAAACACTTAACCACAGTGATTGGCCAAGGTGCGCAGCGTTTCGTCCTGCCCTATCAACCGGAGAAAGGCTACCCTGCCTTTGCCCAGTTGATCATCGAAATGGAGGATCTAGCGTCGCTCAAAGTCTATATGTCTGAATTAGAAAGACAGCTAAATCAACGATTCCCACAGGCGCAATATCGATTCAAGAATATGGAAAACGGCCCGTCTCCCGCCGCGAAGATTGAGGCGCGCTTCTACGGCGATGATCCTGAAGTGCTGCGAGCTCTGGGCGCTCAAGCCGAAGCGATTTTCCATGCTGAGCCAAGTATGGATGGCGTTCGCCATGATTGGCGCAACCAAGTGCCGTTAATTCGTCCACAGCTGCAAAATGCGCAGGCGAGGGAAACCGGGATCAGTAAACAGGATCTGGATAATGCGCTGTTAATTAACTTTAGCGGCAAACAGATTGGCCTTTACCGCGAAACCAGCCATTTACTGCCCATCGTTGCCCGAGCCCCCGCCGAAGAGCGTTTGCAGGCGGACAGCCTGTGGAAACTGCAAATCTGGAGTAGCGAACACAGCACCTTTGTGCCCGCCACCCAAGTGGTGAGCCAGTTTGAAACCCAGTGGGAAAACCCCTTAGTGAAACGTCGTGACCGGATGCGGATGTTAGCGGTTCTGGCCGATCCTAAGCTTGGCAGCGATGAGACCGCCGATTCTGTGCTGCGTAAAGTGAAGGATAAGGTTGAAGCCATCAGTCTCCCCGCTGGTTATCACCTCGAATGGGGCGGCGAGTATGAGACCGCTGGCGAAGCCCAAACTGCGGTATTTAGCTCGATTCCATTGGGCTACTTGGCGATGTTTTTAATCACAGTGTTCCTGTTTAACTCGGTACGCCAACCCTTAGTGATTTGGTTTACCGTGCCACTTGCCTTGATTGGTGTCTCGGCGGGATTACTGATTTTCGACGCACCTTTTAGTTTTATGGCACTGCTGGGGCTGCTGAGTCTGTCGGGCATGGTGATTAAAAACGGCATTGTGTTAGTCGATCAAATCAACCTAGAACTCGATGAAGGCAAGCCTGCCTATATCGCCTTAGTCGATTCGAGCGTCAGCCGTGTACGCCCCGTGATGATGGCAGCGATCACCACCATGCTCGGGATGATCCCGTTGATCCCAGACGCCTTTTTCGGCTCCATGGCAATCACTATCATCTTTGGTTTAGGTTTTGCGTCGCTGCTGACCCTTATCGTGCTGCCAGTGATGTACAGCTTAGCCTTCAATATCAAACCGAATGCGGTGGCGAGCGAGCAGCACTAG
- a CDS encoding FxsA family protein, whose protein sequence is MFLILFLLFVLIPVVELSVLIRVGEVLGTWTTIGLVLFTAVLGVSLVRSQGLSTLMQVQQKLTRGEAPGQEIVEGMMLAMAGVLLVIPGFVTDFIGLLLLTPLTRRLIAALVFKRMQLRVVSGLQGGMHGGFGAGPFGPHSGSQSNPFGQNPFEQHTHSDGNVYEGDFEHKADPSDKRPESHQLTEKDGDAKVHEPNDTQPKDPKS, encoded by the coding sequence ATGTTTTTAATCCTGTTTTTATTATTTGTGCTGATCCCAGTTGTCGAACTGTCAGTGTTAATTCGTGTGGGCGAAGTGCTCGGCACTTGGACCACCATTGGTCTGGTATTATTCACCGCCGTATTGGGTGTGTCCCTCGTGCGTAGCCAAGGGCTGAGCACGCTTATGCAAGTACAGCAAAAACTCACGCGAGGCGAGGCGCCAGGGCAGGAAATTGTCGAAGGCATGATGTTGGCTATGGCGGGGGTATTGCTGGTTATCCCAGGCTTTGTAACTGATTTTATTGGCCTACTGTTACTCACACCTTTAACGCGTCGCCTGATTGCCGCTTTAGTGTTTAAGCGTATGCAGCTACGGGTGGTATCCGGTTTACAGGGCGGAATGCACGGCGGTTTTGGTGCTGGCCCATTTGGACCGCATTCTGGCTCGCAATCGAATCCATTTGGGCAGAATCCCTTCGAGCAACATACGCACTCCGACGGCAATGTGTACGAAGGGGACTTTGAGCATAAGGCTGATCCGAGCGATAAACGTCCCGAGAGTCATCAATTAACGGAGAAAGACGGTGACGCGAAAGTGCATGAGCCTAACGACACTCAGCCCAAAGATCCAAAATCTTAA
- the cutA gene encoding divalent-cation tolerance protein CutA, with translation MQAQYLVVSTSCPDEVQAKRIAHALVEARIAACVHISAPIRSVYAWEGKICEEQEISLHIKCLQSRYAELEQLVLQLHPYQVPEIIAVPVTHGLPAYLDWIKDNTQP, from the coding sequence ATGCAAGCTCAGTATTTAGTGGTCAGCACCAGTTGCCCAGATGAAGTTCAGGCAAAGCGCATCGCCCACGCCTTAGTGGAAGCGCGTATCGCCGCTTGCGTGCATATCTCGGCGCCGATCCGCTCAGTGTATGCATGGGAAGGAAAAATCTGTGAGGAGCAAGAAATTAGCTTACACATTAAATGTTTACAAAGCCGCTATGCCGAGTTAGAACAGCTTGTGCTTCAACTCCACCCTTATCAAGTGCCTGAAATTATTGCCGTACCCGTCACTCACGGGCTACCAGCCTATTTAGATTGGATAAAAGATAACACTCAGCCATGA
- a CDS encoding protein-disulfide reductase DsbD, giving the protein MKKLLSFIFTALLLLAPLTQSSNVFANSFGFLKSEPELMPVDQAFAFDFKQEGNKVTLNWVIADGYYMYRDKLKFSVNGAELGTIDLPKGKPHNDEYFGEQEVYYTYIDIPVGLKQADDNGTLTVTFMGCAEGKLCYPPTKRDVTLKAVAANDGQIATGADSSENTESAATADAQQIGSAPSQPITQQDSLSQMLSNDSLLWTLVIFFGLGIGLALTPCVFPMYPILSGIIVGQGQKLSTAKAFTLSMAYVQGMAITYSILGLVVASAGMKYQAALQHPAVLIFLAILFFVLSLSMFGLYDLKLPSSWQERMNSISNNQKGGNLVGVFLMGVISGLVASPCTTAPLSGALVYVAQTGDLLQGFLALYVLSMGMGAPLLIIGTSGGKLLPRAGAWMNIIKTVFGFLLIAVSIVMLGRIWTGVVSDVLWSLWGISFTGYLMHQNKLSAFNWKKTVRSVLLTLTLLASFSYGFQAVMGHFGFTHAPMGTVATTEQEHGFKRIKSIEDLDREIAAATAAGKPVMLDLYADWCVACKEFEAITFKDAEVLVRMNKIVLLQADVTKSDAVDVALLEKYNVLGLPTLLMFNEQGEQREDLRVTGFMGPKEFAAHLDHLVK; this is encoded by the coding sequence ATGAAAAAACTACTTAGCTTTATCTTCACTGCATTACTGCTGCTTGCGCCCTTAACTCAAAGTAGCAATGTCTTCGCCAATAGCTTCGGTTTTCTAAAAAGTGAGCCAGAGTTAATGCCTGTCGATCAAGCCTTTGCCTTCGATTTTAAGCAGGAAGGCAATAAGGTCACCCTCAATTGGGTCATTGCCGACGGCTACTACATGTACCGAGATAAGCTTAAGTTTAGTGTCAATGGCGCCGAACTTGGCACCATAGACCTGCCAAAGGGCAAACCCCACAACGACGAATATTTCGGTGAGCAAGAGGTGTACTACACCTATATCGATATTCCCGTTGGCCTGAAACAAGCCGATGATAACGGCACCTTAACCGTGACCTTTATGGGCTGCGCCGAGGGTAAACTCTGTTATCCACCGACCAAGCGCGATGTCACCCTAAAAGCTGTCGCGGCCAATGATGGGCAAATCGCGACTGGTGCAGACAGCAGCGAAAATACTGAGTCTGCCGCCACTGCTGACGCTCAGCAAATAGGCAGTGCACCAAGCCAACCTATTACCCAGCAGGATAGCCTAAGCCAGATGCTGTCTAACGACAGTTTGCTCTGGACCTTAGTGATCTTCTTCGGCCTAGGGATTGGTCTGGCGCTCACGCCTTGCGTCTTCCCTATGTATCCGATCCTATCGGGCATTATTGTTGGCCAAGGGCAAAAACTCTCGACCGCTAAGGCCTTCACCCTGTCGATGGCCTATGTGCAAGGTATGGCGATCACCTACTCGATTTTAGGTCTAGTGGTTGCCTCTGCGGGGATGAAATATCAAGCGGCGCTGCAACATCCCGCTGTGCTGATCTTTTTAGCTATCCTGTTCTTTGTACTCAGCTTATCCATGTTTGGCTTGTACGATCTCAAACTGCCTTCAAGCTGGCAGGAGAGGATGAACTCGATTTCAAACAATCAAAAGGGCGGCAATTTAGTTGGCGTGTTTTTGATGGGGGTGATCTCGGGATTAGTGGCCTCACCTTGTACAACGGCCCCGCTCTCAGGCGCCTTAGTCTATGTGGCGCAAACCGGTGATTTATTGCAAGGTTTCCTCGCGCTCTACGTGCTGAGCATGGGTATGGGAGCGCCGCTACTTATCATTGGTACTTCAGGTGGTAAGTTACTGCCACGCGCTGGCGCTTGGATGAACATCATTAAAACCGTGTTCGGTTTCCTCCTGATTGCGGTATCGATTGTGATGCTTGGCCGTATTTGGACGGGTGTGGTTTCCGATGTGCTCTGGTCACTCTGGGGCATTAGCTTCACCGGCTATCTGATGCACCAAAACAAACTCAGTGCCTTCAACTGGAAAAAAACCGTGCGCTCAGTGCTGCTCACGCTCACACTGCTGGCCAGTTTTTCCTACGGTTTCCAAGCGGTTATGGGGCACTTTGGTTTTACCCATGCGCCAATGGGCACTGTGGCGACAACCGAACAGGAGCACGGCTTTAAACGCATTAAATCTATTGAAGATTTAGACCGTGAAATCGCCGCAGCGACCGCTGCGGGTAAGCCAGTGATGCTGGATCTCTACGCCGATTGGTGTGTGGCCTGTAAAGAGTTTGAGGCCATCACCTTTAAGGACGCCGAAGTGTTAGTGCGAATGAACAAGATAGTGTTATTACAGGCCGACGTGACTAAGAGCGATGCCGTGGATGTGGCACTGCTAGAGAAATACAATGTGCTGGGCCTACCGACGCTGCTGATGTTTAACGAGCAAGGCGAGCAGAGGGAAGATTTAAGAGTGACTGGCTTTATGGGACCGAAGGAATTTGCCGCCCATTTAGATCACTTAGTGAAATAA
- a CDS encoding cation:proton antiporter family protein, translated as MEPAILIITLICGMLVSRIGLPPLIGYLVAGFVLFVFGIEKESLPLLQELANLGVTLLLFAIGLKLDIRSLFKAEVWAGSSIHLVLSMVLFIPILKIFGFIGLSQLDGLGIAQLSLIAFALSFSSTVFAIKVLEDKGDVQSLYGRVAIGILIMQDIFAVIFLTISKGAVPSVWALALLLLPLAKPLIYKAFDRVGHGELLVLFGLVMALVVGAWLFESVGLKPDLGALIIGILLAGHKKASELAKSLFYFKELFLVAFFLTIGLNGLPTVSDVVLAALLVLLVPLKILLFVYLLTRFKLRSRTSMLASFNLGNFSEFGLIVAAVATSKGWLPPQWLVIIAVALSFSFLFAAPLNTAVGNIYQRFQQRLVRLEKPPLHPEDRPIAIGNPRFLILGMGRIGSGAYDELRARFDGEILGIEHKQELVDLHRANGRNVVQGDASDTDFWEKLDRAPNLELVLLAMPHHAGNLFAVEQLKKLNYQGKLSAIVQYGDDAASLRSSGVHSVYNLYEAAGAGFVDHVVHELLPDSETKADAEAQEETQKQGSALA; from the coding sequence ATGGAACCGGCTATTCTCATCATTACACTTATCTGCGGCATGCTGGTTAGCCGCATAGGGCTGCCTCCCCTGATCGGCTACTTAGTGGCAGGCTTTGTACTCTTTGTTTTTGGTATTGAGAAAGAAAGCCTGCCCCTGCTGCAAGAACTCGCTAACCTCGGGGTCACCTTATTACTCTTTGCCATTGGTCTTAAACTGGATATTCGCAGCCTCTTTAAGGCCGAAGTCTGGGCCGGGTCGAGCATACATTTAGTGCTATCTATGGTGCTGTTTATTCCTATCCTCAAAATCTTCGGCTTTATTGGCCTTAGCCAACTCGATGGTTTAGGTATTGCACAACTGTCATTAATCGCCTTTGCGCTCAGCTTCTCCAGTACGGTATTCGCGATTAAGGTATTGGAAGATAAAGGCGACGTGCAGTCCCTCTATGGCCGTGTTGCCATTGGTATCCTGATTATGCAGGATATTTTTGCCGTCATCTTCTTAACCATTTCTAAGGGCGCAGTTCCATCGGTTTGGGCACTGGCGTTATTGCTATTACCTCTAGCAAAACCACTGATTTACAAAGCCTTTGACCGTGTTGGTCACGGCGAACTCTTAGTGTTATTCGGATTAGTGATGGCGCTGGTTGTCGGCGCTTGGTTGTTTGAGTCCGTCGGCCTCAAACCGGATCTTGGCGCGCTTATCATAGGCATTTTACTCGCGGGGCATAAAAAGGCCTCCGAGCTGGCTAAATCCTTGTTCTACTTTAAAGAACTCTTCCTTGTCGCCTTCTTCTTAACCATTGGCCTCAATGGCTTACCTACGGTATCCGATGTGGTACTCGCGGCCTTATTAGTGCTGTTAGTGCCGTTAAAAATCCTGTTGTTCGTCTACCTTCTGACGCGATTTAAACTGCGTTCGCGCACCTCTATGCTGGCCTCATTTAACTTAGGTAACTTCTCTGAGTTCGGCCTTATCGTCGCAGCGGTCGCCACCAGCAAAGGTTGGCTACCACCACAATGGCTGGTGATTATCGCTGTTGCCTTAAGTTTCAGCTTCCTATTTGCCGCGCCACTCAATACGGCTGTGGGGAATATTTACCAACGATTCCAACAACGTCTGGTACGACTCGAGAAGCCACCACTGCACCCTGAAGACAGACCAATTGCCATTGGCAATCCGCGCTTTTTAATCTTAGGTATGGGTCGTATTGGTAGCGGTGCCTACGATGAACTGCGCGCTCGTTTCGACGGTGAAATCCTCGGGATTGAACACAAGCAGGAATTGGTCGATTTACACCGCGCCAATGGCCGCAACGTGGTGCAAGGGGATGCTTCGGATACCGACTTTTGGGAGAAACTCGATAGAGCACCAAACCTTGAGTTAGTGCTGCTGGCGATGCCACACCATGCGGGGAATCTGTTCGCCGTTGAGCAGCTCAAGAAGCTGAATTATCAAGGCAAACTCAGCGCCATAGTGCAATACGGCGATGATGCCGCGTCACTGAGAAGCTCAGGCGTACACAGCGTGTATAACTTGTACGAAGCGGCAGGTGCGGGTTTTGTCGACCATGTGGTTCATGAGCTATTGCCAGACTCTGAAACTAAGGCCGATGCCGAAGCTCAGGAAGAGACTCAAAAACAAGGCTCTGCCCTCGCTTAA